The DNA window GGCATAGTCGTAGGCGCCCCCCTCCCAGATCGCCCAGTTAAAGAAATCGTTCCGGGAATCATGGGCGTAGCTGTTCGTATCGAAGATGTCGTTGACCGCGAGCTTGCCGGCCCAAATGGTGATCCGGGCAATATCGCGCCGGCCCGCGATCTGGTTCAGATCGTCCTCGACCTCTTCGGTCTCGCCGCCGAGGCCAATGGTCTGCTTGATATAGAGCCGCGCGATATTGAGCTTCGGTACGTCGGCGCCCGCCTTCTGCGCGTCGCCGTTCGGGAAGCCAGCCAAGCCGAACGTGTGGCTCAAGCCGAAGCCCTGGTTGAACTCTGGATTGAAATAGAGCTCGGTGTTCGGCAGCAGGCGATAGCCCCACATGGCCGTGGCGCTGATCGTCTCCCGCGTGCGCGTGCCCGGATCGAGGCTGTTCGGGCCGCGATAGGGCGATGTGAAGGCGGGGTTGCCCTGCTCGATGTAGGTCAGCTGGTAGTGGTTGCTCCAATCCGCGCCTTCGTCGCCGCTGCCGGGCGCCGGCTGATCGTCGGCCCGCGCCGCGAGCGTCTGGATGACGAGCATCAGCCCGACGAACCCGGCGACGCCATATCGCGTCCGGAGCCGGTCGAGGAATGCGTCCAACCGCGGCACCAAACCTGCCTCGGCTTTGACGGTCGGGCCTTTCCGGTTCAAGTCGCTCATGTTCTTGGAGTCCGGCGGGCTGCGCAACGAAGCGCGCCGCGCTCGCGGTGGTCCCAAGCCTTCACGCTGGGGGCCGTTGCGCGGGGGCGGTCGCGGCCTTGGTGGCCGTCTTCGGTTGCTGCAGCTGAACGAAAGCTTGTCGGCACGAAAGTGTTCGCACCGAATTGAATGCGTCGCGTCTGGGCGACACTCTTGTGGCGCTAGGACGGTATGTCAGGGCCGGCCTGCCGTGCCGGCGATCTTTTCTGGTCGCTCACTTCGCCATCCCCCTTTGTGCGCCGTCAGCGACAAGGCGCGCCGCAAGGTCGGGGCGGACGTTACAGAGCCCCGGTTATCCCGGAGGTTTCCGCCACCTTACCATTTGGAAAGGTGCGCGCCTCCCATTTGGGCAACACTATGCGCGCAGAGAGTCCGGGGCGGGCGTCCTCCAGCTTGAGCTTGCCGAAATGGAGGCTGGTAATCGCCGCGACGATCGACAGGCCCAGCCCGCTCCCGGGGCGCGAACGGCTCTGGTCGAGGCGATAGAAGCGCTCGACCACGCGCGGCAGCTCGTCTGCGGGAATGCCCGTGCCGTTGTCGTTCACGGCCAGCACGACCGTCTCGGCCTCCTCGATGGCCGTGATCCTGATCACGCCTGGGGCACCAGAATGCTTGATCGAGTTATCGACGAGATTGGCAAGCGCGCTGGCAAGCAGATGCTTGTCGCCGAACGTGCGTGGCTCACCGACGATTTCGGTCTCGAGCGTCATGCCGCATGCCTCGACGGCGGCGTCATAAAGCTCTGCAATGTCGACTACGATCGGCCGAAGGTCGACGGGCGAGAAGCTCTCCCGGCCGGCGCCGGCCTCGGCCTCGGCGATCTGTAGCAATCGATCCAGCAGCTGGCTCAGATCGTCGATCTGCTGGATAGCACCCTCGGCGGCTGCGGTGACTGCCGAGGGTTCCTTCTGGGGCTGGATCGCCTCGTCGAGCCGGCTGCGGATCCGAGCGAGCGGTGTCCGGAGGTCATGGGCGATCGCGTTCGAGACATGGCGAACGCCGTCCATCAAGTGCTCGATCCAGTCGAGCATATTGTTGAGATCGCGATTGAGCTTGGCGAACTCGTCGCCGCCCTCGGTGATCGGAATCCGCCGACGGAGATTGCCCGCCTTGATGTCCAAGGTCATTCGGCGGATCTCCATGATCCGCCTTTCGATCTGCCGCCGGAACAGGCTCGCGCCGAAGGCGGCCAGAAGAACCGCAATGGCGCTGCCGATCGCCAGCGCGCGCACAACCAACGCCTCAATTTCCCGCTGGTCCTGCATGTCGCGGCCGACCACGAGGACATAGCCGTTCGCGAGCTGGTGCGGCAGCAGCCGGCTGGTCGACGTCCGGCCGTAGCGAACCACCTTCTGGTCCGAAAGCGTGTCGAACGAAGGCAGAGTGCCCGGCCACCGATCGAGGTTTCCGGCGAGCCTGCGGCCGTCCGGTGCCAGCAGCAGATAGACTTCGGTATCCTGGTTGATGCCGTCGGTCAGCAGCTGCTCGATCTCTTGCCGCACGGTCTCGGCGCCGCGCTGGTCGAAATGGCGCGTAAGGCGGGCCGAGCTGGCGGTCAGCGCCGAGTCGATTTCGCGTGCGAGCACGCCCACGGTGGCGAAGTAGAAGGTTGCGGACGCAGCAAGCAGGCACAGGAGGACGAGCAGGCCGTAACCGACCGCCAGCCGCACGGTGACGGATTGGGGCGACTTATTCATCGGCGGCCAGCGAGTAGCCGACGCCGCGCACGGTGCGGAGCAGCTGCGGGCTGAACCCGCGGTCGATCTTGTTGCGCAGCCGGCTGATCTGCACGTCGATCACGTTCGTCTGCGGGTCGAAATGATAGTCCCATACCGCCTCGAGCAGCATCGTGCGCGTGACGACCTGTCCCTGGTGCCGCATCAGATACTCGAGCAGACGGAACTCGCGCGGCTGGATCGCGATCGCCTGCCCGGCGCGCTCGACCTTGCGGCTCCGGAGGTCGAGCCGCAGATCCGCGATCCGGAGCTCGGAGACTTCCTCGTGGATATTGGAGCGGCGAAACAGCGCTTCCGCGCGTGCGAGCAGCTCGGAGAACGCAAACGGCTTCGCCAGATAATCGTCACCGCCGCCGCGCAGCCCTTTGACGCGTTCGTCGAGGCTCGCAAGAGCGCTCAGCACCAGGACCGGCGTCGTCTTGCCGAGCAACCTGAGCGTCCGCAGGATCGACAGTCCGTCGACATCACCCGGCAGCATGCGATCGAGGATGATGAGGTCCCACCGCTCATTGCTGGCGAGATGAAGCCCGTCGGCACCGTCGCACGACAGCGTCACCGTATGACCGGCCTCGCGCAGCCCGTTGCAGACATATCGCCCGGTGTCCGCTTCATCCTCGATTACCAAGCACCGCACGCGCGGAAGGCTCCATCACTCAGGTCGGAAACCGACTATAACCCGCGCGATCACGCCGCATGACGGCGAATTATCAAGAATGCTGATCCATTGGGCCAAACCGTCCCTGCGTGCGGGAGGGCGTTCTCCCCAGCGCGATACGCGCTCCCCGGCCAGTCGCGCGCTGCGAACTCATTTTTACAGTGCGGCGTTCGGTCCTCTTCTTCGCCCTCGCTACATTGCCAAATGTTAATGTTTCAGATCTGCTGAAGTCGGATCCGGTCATGATATAGGCCATGCTTCATGGGCTTTGGGGCTTGCTTGCCTCTCGTGACCAGGAGAAATTTATTATTGTGAACTATTCTTATCGCGCGCCGGGGGAGGGCGGTGCAACGGAGGACGCTTTGCCTGACGGGCCGACGCTGGTAGTCCCTGCGTTCCGGGTTTCCGAGCTACTGGGAGCGCCAGCCCGAGGCGATGTGCGATCGCCCACGGTCGTTGCTCGGCGTGTCTTTCGCTGTTGCTGCGCCCTGCTCGCGATCGGCGCGATCCTGCATATCGCCATGCCGCTCCTCGCAGCGAGCCTGCCGTTCGAGCGCAACTACAACGAAGGCTGGAACGCCTATCACGCGGCCCGCGCCCTGGACGGCGGTCCATTCTATGCCGGCAATCCGCTGCGGCCGGTCAATTATCCATTCCTGTCGTTCTTTCTGGCCGCGTGGTTGGCGCCCCTCGCCGGCGGCGTTCTTATGGCGGGCCGGTTGCTCAACCTCCTGGGGCTGGCCTCGATCGGGCTGACGTCGGCCTGGATCGTCCGCCGTCTTGGCGGCAAGGGGATCGGTTCCATCTGCACGGCCTTCCTCGCCGTCGGGTTCGTGGGGGTCCAGGCGCCGCGATGGGTCGGTGTGGACGACCCGCAGCTGCTCGCCGAGGCTTTGATGCTGCTCGCGTTGGCCCACCATCTGGGCAGAGCGCCCACGACGCGCCGGCTGGCGATGACGGCCGCCCTGATGGCGCTTGCGGGCTTCACGAAGCACAATCTCGTCGCCATTCCCTGCGCGATCACGCTCGATATCGCCGTCAACCATCGTCGCGTGCTGTGGCAGTGGCTGCTCTTGTCGACCGGCGCGATCCTCGCGCTCTTCGGTGCGACCTATGCCTTGGCCGGCGGCGATTTTTTGACCGAGCTTCTGGCGCCGCGCGAATGGGGGCTCCACCACCTGCTGCCCCATCTGCGCAAGTTCTTCAACGCGTTCAAGATTCCGCTCGTCGCGCTGGGCGTGTTTTTCGCTCGAGTGAAAGGGCCGCACCGTCACGTGGCGATCGTCGCCTGGGGCACGATCTCCTTCCTGTCGTCGGTCGCCTTCGCCGGCGGCGCGGGCGTCTCCTATAACAACTTCATCGACATGGCCGTTTTTCTCGCCATCACGGGCGGGCTCGCCATCGATCGCTGCAGCCGGGCGCCGATGCCGGCCGGTCGCGGCCGCACCATGCTCGTCCTGTTGCTGCCGGCGATCATCGCCGCCCCGATCCTCGACCGCATTCGCACGCCCATCGTCAACCTGGTCCGGTTCTCTGTCGACGGCACGCCTGCGGCTCAGCGGACCGCAGACTTCGAAGCGGCGCGGCGCCTGCTGACGGCGCACCCGGGGCCAGCGATCTGCGAAAGCCTGTTGCTGTGCTTCGATGCGGGCAAGCCGCTGGTCGTCGATCCCTACAACTCCTACCAAGCCATTCTCGCCGGACGGGTCGACGACGAAGCTGTGACCGGCCTGCTGAAGCGACGTGCCATAGCGGTGGTGCAGTTGCGCACGCGCGCGCGGTTCCGCACCACGCCGAACGGCCGGCGTGTTTCGGATTTCGACGGACCGACCCGGTTCACCAACGATTTCTTCGATGCCCTTTTGGAGAATTACGTGCTCGTCAGCGACAGCTCGGTTGGTGCCGTCTATCTGCCAAAGTAGGGACGGTTGTTGCATCTGCCCGTTCGCCTCGACCTCGCGCATGCCGACGGTGATCCAGATGTTTAGTCCCGGGCTTTGATCGCGGCGTGTCAATCGCCGGCCGGTCGACGGGGCGGGCCTGCCGGCCGGCGAAGAGCGTTGCGGCGGAGATGGATGCAAAAGACGACGGCCCAGCAGATCAACAGAGCACCCCCGAAGGGGATGGTCGCGAGTGCCAGCCATCCGAGAACCGCCATGGTGTAGAGCGGGTCACCGAAATCATGGCCGGCAATCACGCAAGGGTGAACCGCCGCCTCGTTCAGTTCGCATTCCGCAATGTTTGCGAGAAGGCCGGCCGCGACGACGGAAAGAACCGGGAAGAACGTCAGGAGGAGGATCGCGAGCAGCGAGAGCCCGTACAGGCGAGCGGGAAACCGCCTGCGTGCGGCCGATGGCGTCTCATTCATTGGCGGAACGGCCGAATGCCGGGCGCACGGTGCTGGGATTTCTGCGAGACATGGTCCTCAACCTCACGCATGCACCCGAGGCCTGACGGCATGGGATTTTTCGCCGGATCGGATGTTCATGTAACAACCGAGGATAGATTGGAAACCGAAATGAAGAACCGGCGCCTCTCCATTCGACATGCGGCACTGTCCCTGCTTCTGGCCATGCCCGTCCCGGCCCACGCACAAGCCCTGGCATTCGGCGGCAGCCCCGGCTCCTTCGCCAACTTCAACTTCCCGATCATCTCGCCG is part of the Aliidongia dinghuensis genome and encodes:
- a CDS encoding sensor histidine kinase, coding for MNKSPQSVTVRLAVGYGLLVLLCLLAASATFYFATVGVLAREIDSALTASSARLTRHFDQRGAETVRQEIEQLLTDGINQDTEVYLLLAPDGRRLAGNLDRWPGTLPSFDTLSDQKVVRYGRTSTSRLLPHQLANGYVLVVGRDMQDQREIEALVVRALAIGSAIAVLLAAFGASLFRRQIERRIMEIRRMTLDIKAGNLRRRIPITEGGDEFAKLNRDLNNMLDWIEHLMDGVRHVSNAIAHDLRTPLARIRSRLDEAIQPQKEPSAVTAAAEGAIQQIDDLSQLLDRLLQIAEAEAGAGRESFSPVDLRPIVVDIAELYDAAVEACGMTLETEIVGEPRTFGDKHLLASALANLVDNSIKHSGAPGVIRITAIEEAETVVLAVNDNGTGIPADELPRVVERFYRLDQSRSRPGSGLGLSIVAAITSLHFGKLKLEDARPGLSARIVLPKWEARTFPNGKVAETSGITGAL
- a CDS encoding winged helix-turn-helix domain-containing protein, which codes for MRCLVIEDEADTGRYVCNGLREAGHTVTLSCDGADGLHLASNERWDLIILDRMLPGDVDGLSILRTLRLLGKTTPVLVLSALASLDERVKGLRGGGDDYLAKPFAFSELLARAEALFRRSNIHEEVSELRIADLRLDLRSRKVERAGQAIAIQPREFRLLEYLMRHQGQVVTRTMLLEAVWDYHFDPQTNVIDVQISRLRNKIDRGFSPQLLRTVRGVGYSLAADE